One segment of Triticum aestivum cultivar Chinese Spring chromosome 2A, IWGSC CS RefSeq v2.1, whole genome shotgun sequence DNA contains the following:
- the LOC123184214 gene encoding uncharacterized protein: MRRHGGRTAGSPRAPATPSTQRRRRAFARFHGGRRREVGGGREGRRLARSSTSWSLAAGNLADGARRRGAPTVLRNADELQWRSRAQLDHRRGNGLEQSQKPGTV; encoded by the exons ATGCGGCGCCATGGCGGCAGGACTGCAGGGTCGCCGCGTGCGCCGGCGACGCCAAGCACGCAGCGTCGCCGTCGTGCCTTCGCGCGGTTCCACGGTGGTCGCCGACGCGAAGTCGGCGGAGGGCGGGAGGGGAGGCGCCTAGCCCGGTCGAGTACGAGCTGGAGCCTCGCCGCCGGCAACCTCGCAGACGGagcgcgccgccgcggagctccgACAGTTCTTCGAAATGCCG ATGAACTTCAGTGGAGAAGTAGAGCGCAACTTGATCATCGTCGAGGAAATG GATTAGAGCAATCACAGAAGCCTGGGACAGTCTGA
- the LOC123184213 gene encoding uncharacterized protein has translation MEVAISAVAGELVSRFVTFLMNKYHSSSHAQSEETVVERLQHVLLRAVTIVEEADARYITNSGMMMQLKMLSEAMYRGHSLLDASRYRALQDAAGFDEVSSDDPSSSSLYFAIPLKRSRTAMVKDDKAMRPGSHGALENLEIAVANMAEFVVLLGGCERMSRRPYDVYLYTDNFMFSRHAEKQKLLSFLLEQNDPPGDHALAVFPVIGGVAVGKKTLVAHVCGDERVRSCFSSILHLNGDSHLRMLDDGRTMFGRTTLVVIEFASDVGDDDWKSFQSFFRRMGRGSKIIIISKFKTVARFGSVKPIFLNALSYDELRYLFKTLAFGSADPVEHPRLVQIADEITKVLHSVQGSLVEVNVFADVLRRNLDVQFWCCILNKGIRLVKRNLSMYGVHPTLLIEQGQPVDITDLASHPLSMIPYKPKEESPSVSLGALVADPSIRPDGDFTLVAWESRIPPHKSFVHYVTSRAQDTQEGSSSALPGRRKRRGVPFECCFRLV, from the coding sequence ATGGAGGTTGCCATATCTGCAGTTGCAGGTGAACTTGTGAGTCGATTTGTCACCTTCCTGATGAACAAGTACCACTCCTCCAGCCATGCACAGTCAGAGGAGACGGTGGTGGAGAGGTTGCAGCATGTCCTGTTGAGAGCTGTAACCATTGTCGAGGAGGCGGATGCTCGATACATAACCAACTCCGGGATGATGATGCAGCTCAAGATGCTCTCGGAGGCCATGTACCGAGGTCACAGCCTGCTCGATGCCTCAAGGTACCGAGCCCTCCAAGACGCCGCAGGCTTCGACGAGGTTAGCAGCGACGACCCATCTAGCAGCAGTTTGTATTTTGCCATTCCCCTCAAGCGTTCTAGAACAGCAATGGTGAAAGACGACAAGGCCATGCGCCCGGGGTCACATGGTGCCTTGGAAAACTTAGAAATTGCTGTTGCTAACATGGCTGAATTTGTTGTGCTTCTGGGTGGATGTGAGCGCATGTCTCGAAGgccatatgatgtttatctttacaCCGACAACTTCATGTTCAGCCGACATGCTGAAAAACAAAAGCTCTTGAGCTTCCTGTTGGAGCAAAACGACCCTCCTGGTGATCATGCACTGGCAGTTTTTCCGGTGATAGGTGGTGTCGCAGTTGGGAAGAAAACTTTGGTTGCCCATGTGTGTGGCGACGAAAGGGTTCGCTCATGCTTTTCCTCAATTTTGCACTTGAATGGAGACAGCCATTTGAGGATGCTTGACGATGGAAGGACCATGTTTGGGAGGACAACACTGGTAGTTATTGAATTTGCTTCTGATGTAGGCGACGATGACTGGAAAAGCTTTCAGTCCTTTTTCAGAAGGATGGGCAGAGGAAGCAAGATCATCATCATAAGTAAATTTAAAACAGTAGCCCGTTTTGGATCAGTGAAGCCAATTTTCCTTAACGCTCTATCTTACGATGAGTTGAGGTATCTTTTCAAGACACTGGCATTTGGAAGCGCAGACCCGGTAGAACATCCACGGCTAGTACAAATAGCAGATGAAATCACCAAGGTGCTGCACAGTGTGCAAGGTTCACTTGTGGAAGTAAATGTGTTTGCGGATGTGCTGAGAAGGAATCTCGATGTTCAGTTCTGGTGTTGCATACTGAACAAGGGGATCAGACTGGTCAAAAGAAACCTGTCCATGTATGGCGTGCACCCAACCCTGCTTATAGAACAAGGCCAGCCAGTGGACATAACGGACCTCGCCTCGCATCCACTTAGCATGATACCGTATAAACCCAAGGAGGAATCGCCAAGTGTGTCGTTAGGGGCGCTTGTAGCAGACCCTAGCATCAGACCGGATGGCGACTTCACTCTGGTCGCATGGGAATCAAGGATACCCCCACATAAATCATTTGTTCATTATGTCACAAGTCGTGCCCAGGATACACAGGAAGGTAGTAGCAGTGCCTTGCCGGGGAGGAGGAAGCGCCGAGGCGTGCCATTTGAATGTTGCTTCAGACTAGTGTAA